From the Nocardiopsis changdeensis genome, one window contains:
- a CDS encoding zinc-dependent alcohol dehydrogenase: MARTARAFWIRSPGRGEIREEPLADPGPGEVLVRTRCSGISRGTETLVFGGGVPPGQYRVMRAPFQEGDFPGPLKYGYLNVGTVEEGPGDLVGRTVFSLHPHQDLFTVPADAVLPVPEGVPAERAVLAGTVETAVNALWDASPLVGDRIAVVGAGMVGCCVARLASRIPGARVQLVDVDPGRARTAAALGVGFAAPAEAMGDCDLVFHASATEAGLTRSLELLASEGEVVELSWYGDRRVILPLGGDFHSQRLAVRASQVGMISPARRSRYDHAERLGLALRLLADPAFDALLTGESAFEDLPSVLPRLADGSLPALCHRIVYP, translated from the coding sequence ATGGCACGGACAGCGCGGGCGTTCTGGATCCGGTCCCCCGGCCGCGGGGAGATCCGCGAGGAGCCCCTGGCCGACCCCGGGCCCGGCGAGGTGCTGGTGCGCACCCGCTGCTCCGGGATCAGCCGCGGCACCGAGACCCTGGTGTTCGGCGGCGGCGTCCCGCCCGGCCAGTACCGGGTGATGCGCGCCCCCTTCCAGGAAGGGGACTTCCCCGGCCCCCTCAAGTACGGGTACCTCAACGTGGGCACCGTCGAGGAGGGGCCCGGCGACCTGGTGGGGCGTACGGTGTTCAGCCTCCACCCCCACCAGGACCTGTTCACCGTCCCGGCCGACGCGGTCCTCCCGGTGCCCGAGGGGGTGCCCGCCGAGCGGGCGGTCCTGGCCGGGACGGTCGAGACGGCCGTGAACGCCCTGTGGGACGCCTCCCCCCTCGTCGGCGACCGCATCGCCGTGGTGGGCGCCGGGATGGTGGGCTGCTGTGTGGCCCGCCTGGCCTCACGGATCCCCGGCGCGCGGGTGCAGCTGGTGGACGTGGACCCCGGGCGGGCCCGCACCGCCGCCGCGCTGGGGGTGGGGTTCGCCGCGCCCGCCGAGGCCATGGGCGACTGCGACCTGGTCTTCCACGCCAGCGCCACCGAGGCCGGGCTGACCCGCTCCCTGGAGCTGCTCGCCTCCGAGGGGGAGGTCGTGGAGCTGAGCTGGTACGGGGACCGGCGCGTCATCCTGCCGCTGGGCGGGGACTTCCACTCCCAGCGGCTGGCCGTGCGCGCCAGCCAGGTCGGGATGATCTCGCCCGCCCGCCGCTCCCGCTACGACCACGCCGAACGCCTGGGGCTGGCGCTGCGGCTGCTCGCCGACCCGGCCTTCGACGCCCTACTGACCGGGGAGAGCGCCTTCGAGGACCTGCCGTCGGTGCTGCCGCGGCTGGCCGACGGCTCCCTGCCCGCCCTGTGCCACCGCATCGTCTACCCCTGA
- a CDS encoding 6-pyruvoyl trahydropterin synthase family protein — translation MFSVTVRDHMMVAHSFRGEVFGPARALHGATFVVDATVYRAELDADGVVVDIGEFSRVLAGIVGELNHRNLDEVPGFAGVNTTTEFLARVVADRLVERLDAPARGLARVAVTLHESHVAWASYERDL, via the coding sequence GTGTTCAGTGTGACGGTCCGCGACCACATGATGGTCGCCCACAGCTTCCGCGGCGAGGTGTTCGGGCCCGCCCGGGCCCTGCACGGCGCGACGTTCGTCGTGGACGCCACCGTGTACCGCGCGGAACTGGACGCCGACGGGGTCGTGGTGGACATCGGCGAGTTCTCCCGGGTCCTGGCCGGGATCGTGGGGGAGCTGAACCACCGCAACCTGGACGAGGTGCCCGGGTTCGCCGGGGTGAACACCACCACCGAGTTCCTGGCCCGGGTGGTGGCCGACCGGCTGGTGGAGCGGCTGGACGCCCCGGCCCGGGGGCTGGCGAGGGTGGCGGTGACGCTGCACGAGTCGCACGTGGCGTGGGCCTCCTACGAGAGGGACCTTTGA
- a CDS encoding carbohydrate ABC transporter permease gives MSARTQGRAAPRTGRPGPLWALPGVVFFALFAALPMLLVAYLSFTHWGGLGTPAFAGLDNWTRLAGDPLMHRAVGLSLLLTVASWALQTPISLLLGVWAAGRQRGRAILSAVFFLPLLLSSAAVAIIWRALLDPNFGPPAWLGPALGLGTLDPLGGGGSAFWVIVFVAAWQFIPLHMLLYQGGARQIPATLYQAARMDGAGRLGMFWHITLPQLRNTMTTSSVLMVVGSLTYFDTVLIMTDGGPGTDTTIVPYLMFRAGFRSWELGYASAIAFTLVIVATLIALVMVRLTGFGSMRSTREGM, from the coding sequence GTGAGCGCGCGCACCCAGGGCCGGGCCGCCCCCCGCACCGGGCGGCCCGGCCCCCTGTGGGCCCTGCCGGGCGTCGTGTTCTTCGCGCTGTTCGCCGCCCTGCCCATGCTGCTGGTGGCGTACCTGTCCTTCACCCACTGGGGCGGGCTGGGCACCCCGGCCTTCGCCGGGCTCGACAACTGGACCCGGCTCGCCGGCGACCCGCTCATGCACCGCGCCGTGGGCCTGAGCCTGCTGCTGACCGTCGCCAGCTGGGCCCTCCAGACACCGATCAGCCTGCTCCTGGGCGTGTGGGCCGCCGGGCGCCAGCGCGGCCGCGCGATCCTGTCCGCGGTCTTCTTCCTGCCGCTGCTGCTGTCCTCGGCGGCGGTGGCCATCATCTGGCGGGCCCTGCTGGACCCCAACTTCGGCCCGCCCGCCTGGCTGGGACCGGCCCTGGGCCTGGGCACCCTGGACCCGCTGGGCGGGGGCGGCAGCGCGTTCTGGGTGATCGTGTTCGTCGCCGCCTGGCAGTTCATCCCGCTGCACATGCTGCTCTACCAGGGCGGGGCCCGGCAGATCCCGGCGACCCTCTACCAGGCGGCGCGCATGGACGGGGCCGGGCGGCTGGGCATGTTCTGGCACATCACCCTGCCCCAGCTGCGCAACACGATGACGACCTCCTCGGTGCTGATGGTCGTCGGGTCCCTCACCTACTTCGACACGGTGCTCATCATGACCGACGGCGGCCCGGGCACCGACACCACCATCGTCCCGTACCTGATGTTCCGGGCGGGCTTTCGCAGCTGGGAGCTGGGCTACGCGAGCGCGATCGCGTTCACGCTGGTCATCGTCGCGACCCTCATCGCCCTGGTGATGGTGCGCCTGACCGGGTTCGGCTCGATGCGCAGCACCAGGGAGGGGATGTGA
- a CDS encoding lysylphosphatidylglycerol synthase domain-containing protein — translation MSTADTQEFTPRWLAAREDADARARSRGPLSALAAHGAVVADLGCGTGSLARWTVPRLAGVRHWMLFDRDPRLLALAGGRVPAPRVEARLLELARLRPDDLAGATLVAGSALLDVLTGEEVLAVADAVAGTGRPAWFTLSVAGRVALTPEDPLDAAVAAAFNAHQRRGGRLGPDAVEAAIGAFARRGYRATTFPSPWRLGPDPAPVTRMWLEGWVGAAAEQEPRLPLEDYLARRREQLDGERLTVVVHHDDLLLMPPGTGRDAAPAPARARRARRCRCPRRTGPRRAGWWRRCRGAVLRAGAGALILGGVLWWYPLEAFTAALAVVDAGAVAAALALGAVTTVLCASRWLVVARAVGLRLSPARAVADYYLALLLNAVLPAGFLGDAHRAVGHGRANGDLGRGVRAVVLERLAGQVVLCLAVAVLVLTLPSALWGPGRAAAVASLLLLAAVAALLAAAALLPRRRDSRPGRLLASTVRDVRAGLLGRAPAVLALSAAALAGHVALFLVAAHLAGVDAPPPRLVPLALLALAAMSLPVNMGGWGPREAATAAAFGAAGLGAGQGLTVSVVYGVLALVAALPGVAVAAARLFQGGQVSGGPPGEVGEQGVPLGGARP, via the coding sequence GTGAGCACCGCGGACACCCAGGAGTTCACACCGCGCTGGCTGGCCGCCCGCGAGGACGCCGACGCCCGCGCCCGTTCCCGCGGCCCGCTGTCGGCCCTGGCGGCACACGGCGCCGTCGTCGCCGACCTGGGCTGCGGCACCGGGTCGCTGGCCCGCTGGACCGTCCCGCGCCTGGCCGGGGTACGGCACTGGATGCTGTTCGACCGCGACCCGCGCCTGCTGGCCCTGGCGGGCGGCCGGGTCCCGGCGCCCCGGGTGGAGGCCCGCCTGCTGGAGCTGGCCCGGCTGCGCCCGGACGACCTGGCGGGGGCCACGCTGGTGGCCGGCTCGGCCCTGCTGGACGTCCTCACCGGGGAGGAGGTCCTCGCCGTCGCCGACGCGGTCGCGGGCACCGGCCGCCCCGCCTGGTTCACGCTGTCGGTGGCGGGCCGGGTGGCGCTCACCCCGGAGGACCCGCTGGACGCGGCGGTCGCCGCCGCGTTCAACGCCCACCAGCGCCGGGGCGGGCGCCTGGGCCCCGACGCCGTGGAGGCCGCGATCGGGGCGTTCGCCCGCCGGGGGTACCGGGCGACGACCTTCCCCAGCCCGTGGCGGCTGGGGCCGGACCCGGCGCCGGTGACCCGGATGTGGCTGGAGGGCTGGGTGGGCGCCGCCGCCGAGCAGGAGCCGCGCCTGCCGCTGGAGGACTACCTCGCCCGCCGCCGGGAGCAGCTGGACGGGGAGCGGCTGACCGTCGTCGTCCACCACGACGACCTGCTGCTCATGCCCCCGGGGACCGGCCGTGACGCTGCGCCCGCACCCGCCCGCGCCCGCCGCGCCCGGCGGTGCCGGTGCCCGCGGCGCACCGGTCCCCGGCGCGCGGGGTGGTGGCGCCGCTGCCGGGGCGCGGTGCTGCGGGCGGGCGCGGGCGCCCTGATCCTGGGCGGGGTGCTGTGGTGGTATCCGCTGGAGGCGTTCACGGCCGCGCTGGCGGTGGTGGACGCCGGCGCGGTCGCCGCGGCCCTGGCCCTGGGCGCCGTCACCACGGTGCTGTGCGCGTCCCGCTGGCTGGTGGTGGCGCGGGCGGTGGGCCTGCGGCTGTCCCCGGCCCGGGCGGTGGCCGACTACTACCTGGCGCTGCTGCTGAACGCGGTGCTGCCCGCCGGGTTCCTGGGCGACGCCCACCGGGCGGTCGGCCACGGCCGCGCCAACGGCGACCTGGGCCGCGGGGTGCGCGCCGTGGTGCTGGAACGCCTGGCCGGGCAGGTGGTGCTGTGCCTGGCCGTGGCGGTGCTGGTGCTCACCCTGCCCTCGGCCCTGTGGGGGCCGGGCCGGGCCGCGGCGGTCGCCTCCCTGCTGCTCCTCGCGGCGGTCGCCGCCCTGCTCGCCGCGGCGGCCCTCCTCCCCCGGCGCCGGGACTCCCGTCCGGGCCGGCTCCTGGCCTCGACGGTCCGCGACGTGCGCGCCGGGCTGCTGGGGCGGGCCCCGGCGGTGCTGGCGCTGTCGGCGGCGGCGCTGGCCGGGCACGTGGCCCTGTTCCTGGTGGCCGCCCACCTGGCGGGCGTGGACGCCCCGCCGCCGCGGCTGGTGCCGCTCGCGCTGCTGGCGCTGGCGGCGATGAGCCTGCCGGTGAACATGGGCGGGTGGGGCCCGCGCGAGGCCGCCACGGCGGCGGCGTTCGGCGCCGCCGGGCTGGGGGCCGGCCAGGGCCTGACGGTGTCGGTGGTCTACGGGGTGCTGGCGCTGGTGGCGGCGCTACCGGGCGTCGCCGTGGCGGCGGCGCGCCTGTTCCAGGGCGGCCAGGTGTCCGGCGGCCCGCCGGGTGAGGTGGGCGAGCAGGGCGTCCCCCTTGGCGGCGCTCGCCCGTGA
- a CDS encoding carbohydrate ABC transporter permease, protein MSVVEERTAVEGRRTAAPRRARGGAPVRYRGVGERPNVLGGLGALVWLVVVALPLYALLVATIQRGENYVPEGPLALPSDPTLGNYATAIDKGLLGFVGNTALVTLAVVALVVVLSATTSYAVVRSRTRVTDAAFRVFLLGLAIPAQAVIIPVYLIIVRLGLYDTLTAIVLPTAAFALPVCVLILVGSMRDISEELYEAMALDGAGPVRTFLQLVVPMSRSGLGTVAVYSALQAWNGFLFPLILTQSADRRVITMGLYEFQGEYRVDVPGLLTAVVVSTVPLFVVYLVARRSLADGLMGVGGR, encoded by the coding sequence GTGAGCGTCGTGGAGGAACGCACCGCTGTGGAGGGGCGCCGCACGGCCGCGCCCCGGCGGGCGCGCGGCGGCGCGCCGGTCCGGTACCGGGGCGTGGGCGAGCGCCCCAACGTCCTGGGCGGGCTGGGCGCCCTGGTCTGGCTGGTCGTGGTGGCGCTGCCGCTGTACGCCCTGCTCGTCGCCACGATCCAGCGCGGCGAGAACTACGTGCCCGAGGGCCCGCTGGCCCTGCCCTCGGACCCCACCCTGGGCAACTACGCCACCGCCATCGACAAGGGCCTGCTCGGGTTCGTGGGCAACACCGCCCTGGTCACCCTCGCCGTCGTCGCCCTGGTCGTGGTCCTGTCCGCCACCACCTCGTACGCGGTCGTACGCTCGCGGACCCGCGTCACCGACGCCGCCTTCCGCGTGTTCCTGCTGGGCCTGGCCATCCCCGCCCAGGCCGTCATCATCCCCGTCTACCTCATCATCGTCCGCCTGGGGCTGTACGACACCCTCACCGCGATCGTGCTGCCCACCGCCGCCTTCGCCCTGCCGGTGTGCGTCCTGATCCTGGTCGGGTCCATGCGCGACATCTCCGAGGAGCTGTACGAGGCCATGGCGCTGGACGGCGCCGGGCCGGTGCGCACCTTCCTGCAGCTGGTCGTCCCCATGTCCCGGTCCGGGCTGGGCACCGTCGCCGTCTACTCCGCGCTCCAGGCCTGGAACGGGTTCCTCTTCCCGCTCATCCTCACCCAGTCCGCCGATCGGCGGGTCATCACGATGGGCCTGTACGAGTTCCAGGGCGAGTACCGGGTGGACGTGCCCGGGCTGCTCACCGCCGTCGTGGTCTCCACCGTCCCGCTGTTCGTCGTCTACCTCGTGGCACGCCGCTCCCTGGCGGACGGCCTGATGGGAGTGGGCGGCAGGTAG
- a CDS encoding ABC transporter substrate-binding protein: MTTPRVGTAAALAALTLLTATACGGRGAAQGSDEMHVWMYQDTLVVVQEGAVERFNADQGADGVQAVIDQVPGDNYVERLRTAMGSPQRPDVFFNWGSGSIAPYAEQGLLEPLDDLLAEDPELAEAFLPSVLESGKVDGVQYGIPLRGTQPVVLFYNRAVFEDVGVEPPQTWDDVLTLVDEFDEAGVTPFALAGADPWTEQMWLQYLVDRIGGPEVFARIAGGDSEGWRDPAVLEAAEMVADLVDRGAFGDSYASVSYTEGGASTLLSEGRAAMHLMGSWEYSTHLDQAREFAENDLGYVAFPPIPGGEGDPANIVGNPTNYFSVTADSPHLEHALEFLSYTAQDEYVADMVANGEVPTTADAEEVLADSPNPEFAVFQYELVRDAPHFQLSWDQALTPEVATPMVTEIEALFNGQRTPQEFVDALAAL; the protein is encoded by the coding sequence ATGACCACCCCCCGAGTCGGCACGGCCGCCGCACTGGCCGCGCTCACCCTGCTCACCGCGACCGCCTGCGGCGGCCGGGGAGCCGCCCAGGGCTCCGATGAGATGCACGTGTGGATGTACCAGGACACCCTCGTCGTCGTGCAGGAGGGCGCCGTCGAACGCTTCAACGCCGACCAGGGCGCCGACGGCGTCCAGGCGGTCATCGACCAGGTGCCCGGCGACAACTACGTCGAACGCCTGCGCACCGCCATGGGCTCCCCCCAGCGGCCCGACGTGTTCTTCAACTGGGGCTCGGGCAGCATCGCCCCCTACGCCGAACAGGGCCTGCTCGAACCCCTCGACGACCTCCTGGCCGAGGACCCCGAACTCGCCGAGGCGTTCCTGCCCTCCGTCCTGGAGTCGGGCAAGGTCGACGGCGTCCAGTACGGCATCCCCCTGCGCGGCACCCAGCCCGTCGTCCTCTTCTACAACCGGGCCGTCTTCGAGGATGTCGGCGTCGAACCCCCGCAGACCTGGGACGACGTGCTGACCCTGGTCGACGAGTTCGACGAGGCCGGCGTCACCCCCTTCGCCCTGGCCGGTGCCGACCCCTGGACCGAGCAGATGTGGCTCCAGTACCTGGTGGACCGCATCGGCGGCCCCGAGGTGTTCGCCCGCATCGCCGGGGGCGACTCCGAGGGCTGGCGCGACCCGGCCGTGCTGGAGGCCGCCGAGATGGTCGCCGACCTGGTCGACCGCGGCGCCTTCGGCGACTCCTACGCCTCGGTCAGCTACACCGAGGGCGGCGCCTCCACCCTGCTCTCCGAGGGCCGCGCCGCCATGCACCTGATGGGGTCGTGGGAGTACTCCACCCACCTGGACCAGGCCCGCGAGTTCGCCGAGAACGACCTGGGCTACGTCGCCTTCCCGCCCATCCCGGGCGGCGAGGGCGACCCCGCCAACATCGTCGGCAACCCCACCAACTACTTCTCCGTCACCGCCGACAGCCCCCACCTGGAGCACGCCCTGGAGTTCCTCTCCTACACCGCCCAGGACGAGTACGTGGCCGACATGGTCGCCAACGGCGAGGTGCCCACCACCGCCGACGCCGAGGAGGTCCTGGCCGACAGCCCCAACCCCGAGTTCGCCGTCTTCCAGTACGAGCTGGTCCGCGACGCCCCCCACTTCCAGCTGTCCTGGGACCAGGCCCTGACCCCCGAGGTCGCCACCCCGATGGTCACCGAGATCGAGGCCCTGTTCAACGGACAGCGCACCCCGCAGGAGTTCGTCGACGCCCTGGCCGCCCTGTGA
- a CDS encoding creatininase family protein, with amino-acid sequence MDERPPLPATTAPQEGARTPAAAVLPAGSLEQHGPHLPLTTDTLIACALAERVAEAHALRLLPPLAFGCSHEHAAWPGTVSVSAATLHALVTDIADSLDGVPLLIVNGHGGNHVLANTVQQSGGRMALFPGPGEWEAARTAAGITTTNDQDMHAGELETSVLLHTHPGLVRPDYARADHRADERDHMGTLGLAAYTANGVVGLPSRASAAKGDALLAHLTRRAAGHLAALEQARRRHGDAR; translated from the coding sequence ATGGACGAACGCCCTCCGCTGCCCGCCACCACCGCACCGCAGGAGGGCGCACGCACCCCGGCCGCCGCCGTCCTGCCCGCGGGGAGCCTGGAACAGCACGGCCCCCACCTGCCGCTCACCACCGACACCCTCATCGCCTGCGCTCTGGCCGAACGCGTCGCCGAAGCCCACGCGCTGCGGCTGCTGCCCCCGCTGGCGTTCGGCTGCTCCCACGAGCACGCCGCCTGGCCCGGCACCGTCAGCGTCTCGGCGGCCACCCTGCACGCCCTGGTCACCGACATCGCCGACTCCCTGGACGGAGTCCCGCTGCTGATCGTCAACGGCCACGGCGGCAACCACGTGCTCGCCAACACCGTCCAGCAGTCGGGCGGTCGCATGGCCCTCTTCCCCGGCCCCGGCGAATGGGAGGCCGCCCGCACCGCGGCGGGCATCACCACCACCAACGACCAGGACATGCACGCCGGGGAGCTGGAGACCTCCGTGCTGCTGCACACCCACCCCGGCCTGGTCCGCCCCGACTACGCGCGGGCCGACCACCGGGCCGACGAACGCGACCACATGGGCACCCTCGGGCTGGCCGCCTACACCGCCAACGGGGTGGTGGGCCTGCCCTCACGGGCGAGCGCCGCCAAGGGGGACGCCCTGCTCGCCCACCTCACCCGGCGGGCCGCCGGACACCTGGCCGCCCTGGAACAGGCGCGCCGCCGCCACGGCGACGCCCGGTAG
- a CDS encoding CDP-alcohol phosphatidyltransferase family protein: MPEPAATAPAPPPAPGRGPDRRSPRRALACAAAGQFAVLAVLTATVGLDPAGWAVAAAVAGAGAALLARAAARARHRFGPADAITLARCTLIAATAGLLADGAGPWPVVAVASLALAGDLVDGPVARRTGTATAFGARFDMEADAFLLLVLSLAAAPLLGPWTLGIGAMRYVFAAAARWAPWLSAPLPPSRARKAVAAVQGVALVAALAPVVPTAVAAAVVAAALALLVWSFGRDIARLHRDRA; encoded by the coding sequence ATGCCTGAGCCCGCCGCCACCGCGCCCGCGCCGCCGCCGGCGCCCGGACGCGGCCCGGACCGGCGCTCACCGCGCCGGGCGCTCGCCTGCGCGGCGGCGGGACAGTTCGCGGTGCTGGCGGTACTGACCGCCACGGTCGGGCTGGACCCGGCCGGCTGGGCGGTCGCGGCCGCCGTCGCCGGTGCCGGCGCCGCCCTGCTGGCGCGGGCCGCCGCGCGGGCCCGGCACCGGTTCGGGCCCGCCGACGCGATCACCCTGGCCCGGTGCACCCTCATCGCCGCCACCGCCGGGCTGCTGGCCGACGGCGCCGGCCCCTGGCCGGTGGTGGCCGTGGCCTCTCTGGCCCTGGCCGGGGACCTGGTGGACGGGCCGGTGGCCCGCCGCACCGGCACGGCCACCGCCTTCGGGGCCCGCTTCGACATGGAGGCCGACGCGTTCCTGCTGCTGGTCCTGAGCCTGGCCGCCGCGCCGCTGCTGGGCCCCTGGACCCTGGGGATCGGCGCCATGCGGTACGTGTTCGCCGCGGCCGCCCGGTGGGCGCCCTGGCTGTCCGCGCCGCTGCCGCCGAGCAGGGCCCGCAAGGCGGTGGCCGCCGTCCAGGGGGTGGCGCTGGTGGCCGCCCTGGCGCCGGTGGTCCCGACCGCGGTCGCCGCGGCGGTGGTCGCCGCCGCCCTGGCCCTGCTGGTGTGGTCCTTCGGCCGCGACATCGCCCGGCTGCACCGCGACCGGGCCTGA
- a CDS encoding glycosyltransferase family 4 protein, giving the protein MTVFVVPEPSAPSGGHTYDLRLAEVLGLDRVEVPGAWPRPGERDRAGLERLLAGLPRGATVLLDGLVACGVPEAVLPWAGRSRIVVLVHLPLADETGLAPAEAADLEARERAVLRGAAAVIATSGAAARDLAARHGLTGVAVAPPGVDPAPEAVPGDGTRLLCAASPTPRKGHDLLFAALDRVRDLPWTCACPGLPAVGGGAWAARVREAARPLGGRVSLPGPLTGADLDAAYAAADLLVLPTRAETYGMVVTEALARAVPVLASGVGGVPEALGRDRAGARPGLLVPPGDPDALARALRLWLTDPALRERLRRSARRRRADLAGWEETARSVSAVLDREVTP; this is encoded by the coding sequence TTGACCGTCTTCGTGGTGCCCGAGCCCTCCGCCCCCAGCGGCGGCCACACCTACGACCTGCGCCTGGCCGAGGTCCTGGGCCTGGACCGGGTGGAGGTGCCCGGGGCGTGGCCGCGGCCGGGCGAGCGCGACCGGGCGGGCCTGGAGCGGCTGCTGGCGGGCCTGCCCCGGGGGGCGACGGTGCTGCTGGACGGCCTGGTGGCCTGCGGTGTGCCGGAGGCGGTCCTGCCGTGGGCCGGGCGGTCGCGGATCGTGGTGCTGGTCCACCTGCCGCTGGCCGACGAGACCGGCCTGGCCCCCGCCGAGGCCGCCGACCTGGAGGCCCGGGAGCGGGCGGTGCTGCGCGGCGCGGCGGCCGTCATCGCCACCAGCGGGGCGGCGGCCCGGGACCTGGCCGCCCGCCACGGCCTGACCGGGGTGGCCGTCGCCCCGCCCGGGGTGGACCCGGCCCCCGAGGCCGTCCCCGGCGACGGGACGCGGCTGCTGTGCGCGGCCTCCCCCACGCCCCGCAAGGGCCACGACCTCCTGTTCGCCGCCCTGGACCGGGTGCGCGACCTGCCCTGGACCTGTGCCTGCCCCGGCCTGCCCGCCGTCGGCGGCGGCGCGTGGGCGGCCCGTGTCCGGGAGGCGGCCCGGCCCCTGGGCGGCCGCGTGTCCCTGCCCGGTCCGCTCACCGGCGCCGACCTGGACGCCGCCTACGCCGCGGCCGACCTGCTGGTGCTGCCCACCCGCGCCGAGACCTACGGCATGGTCGTCACCGAGGCCCTGGCCCGTGCCGTCCCCGTCCTGGCCTCCGGCGTGGGCGGGGTGCCCGAGGCCCTGGGGCGCGACCGGGCCGGCGCCCGGCCCGGCCTGCTCGTCCCGCCCGGGGATCCGGACGCCCTGGCCCGTGCGCTGCGCCTTTGGCTCACCGATCCGGCGCTGCGGGAACGGCTTCGGCGTTCGGCCCGCCGGCGCCGCGCCGACTTGGCAGGATGGGAGGAGACGGCCCGCTCGGTGAGCGCCGTCCTCGACCGGGAGGTGACCCCGTGA
- a CDS encoding LacI family DNA-binding transcriptional regulator encodes MTGPVTIAKIAEAAGVSVPTVSKVLNGRADVAEDTRARVEELIRTHGYRRRRASGGGRSALIDLVFHELDSAWAIEVVRGVENIAREEGLSVVLTESGGQTPRDDWVDAVLARRPTAVVLVFSDLAAEQRTRLSARGIPFVVVDPAGDPGPDMPAVGSANWSGGLAATRHLVDLGHRRIAVIGGPREVLCSKARIDGYTSALDAAGIPVDPDLIRHGDFHVESGRDRGRELLALDDPPTAVFAGSDLQAMGLYEAARELGVRIPEDLSVVGYDDLPVARWVGPPLTTVRQPLTEMAEEATRMALVLARGGRPANLRLDLATALVVRGSTAAPPRR; translated from the coding sequence ATCACCGGGCCGGTGACCATCGCGAAAATTGCGGAGGCCGCCGGGGTCTCCGTCCCGACCGTCTCCAAGGTCCTCAACGGCCGCGCCGACGTCGCCGAGGACACCCGTGCCCGTGTGGAGGAGCTCATCCGCACGCACGGGTACCGGCGCCGGCGCGCCTCCGGGGGAGGCCGCTCCGCCCTCATCGACCTGGTGTTCCACGAGCTCGACAGCGCCTGGGCCATCGAAGTGGTGCGCGGGGTGGAGAACATCGCCCGCGAGGAGGGGCTGAGCGTCGTGCTCACCGAGTCCGGCGGCCAGACCCCGCGCGACGACTGGGTCGACGCGGTCCTGGCCCGCCGCCCCACCGCCGTCGTCCTGGTCTTCTCCGACCTGGCCGCCGAGCAGCGCACCCGGCTGTCGGCGCGCGGCATCCCCTTCGTGGTGGTCGACCCCGCGGGGGACCCCGGGCCCGACATGCCGGCGGTGGGCTCGGCCAACTGGAGCGGCGGGCTGGCCGCCACCCGCCACCTCGTCGACCTGGGGCACCGGCGCATCGCCGTCATCGGCGGGCCGCGCGAGGTGCTGTGCAGCAAGGCCCGCATCGACGGCTACACCTCGGCCCTGGACGCCGCGGGCATCCCCGTGGACCCCGACCTGATCCGGCACGGGGACTTCCACGTGGAGAGCGGGCGCGACCGGGGCCGGGAGCTGCTCGCCCTGGACGACCCGCCCACGGCGGTGTTCGCCGGCAGCGACCTCCAGGCCATGGGCCTGTACGAGGCCGCGCGCGAGCTGGGGGTGCGCATCCCCGAGGACCTCAGCGTCGTGGGCTACGACGACCTGCCGGTGGCCCGCTGGGTGGGGCCGCCGCTGACCACGGTCCGCCAGCCCCTGACCGAGATGGCGGAGGAGGCCACCCGCATGGCCCTGGTGCTGGCCCGCGGGGGGCGCCCGGCCAACCTGCGCCTGGACCTGGCCACCGCCCTGGTGGTGCGCGGCAGCACCGCGGCGCCGCCCCGGCGCTGA
- a CDS encoding GTP cyclohydrolase II, translated as MNDDALDEAAEAELATRWGPFRLVAFRDPGDRGEHLALVHGEVRDRDEVPVRIHSECVTGDVFGALRCECGDQLAAAVGVVTAAGRGVVVYLRGHEGRGIGLLDKVRTLALQDADGLDTVDSATALGLPVDVRDYGPAARVLRHLGVRSVRLLSNNPDKARALETHGVKVAVRERLLAPVRPENLPYLVAKRERLGHDLPAPELPDA; from the coding sequence ATGAACGACGACGCGCTGGACGAGGCCGCCGAGGCGGAGCTGGCGACCCGGTGGGGGCCGTTCCGCCTGGTGGCCTTCCGCGATCCCGGGGACCGCGGGGAGCACCTGGCCCTGGTGCACGGCGAGGTCCGCGACCGCGACGAGGTCCCGGTCCGGATCCACTCCGAGTGCGTGACCGGCGACGTGTTCGGGGCGCTGCGCTGCGAGTGCGGCGACCAGCTGGCGGCCGCCGTCGGGGTGGTCACCGCCGCGGGCCGGGGTGTGGTGGTGTACCTGCGCGGCCACGAGGGCCGGGGCATCGGCCTGCTCGACAAGGTCCGCACCCTGGCCCTTCAGGACGCCGACGGGCTCGACACCGTCGACTCGGCCACCGCCCTGGGCCTGCCCGTGGACGTGCGCGACTACGGCCCCGCCGCCCGGGTGCTGCGCCACCTGGGGGTGCGGTCGGTGCGGCTGCTGTCCAACAACCCGGACAAGGCGCGCGCCCTGGAGACGCACGGGGTCAAGGTCGCCGTGCGCGAGCGCCTGCTCGCCCCGGTCCGGCCGGAGAACCTCCCCTACCTGGTGGCCAAGCGCGAGCGGCTGGGGCACGACCTGCCCGCGCCGGAGCTGCCCGATGCCTGA